The DNA region CAGCCCAGGCGAAGACCCGAACTTCCCACTCCACCAGAAGGAACCGCATCATGCCCCGCCTCTCCCGACGCGTCGTGCTCCGCTCCGCGGGCGTGGTCGCCCCCGCGGCGGCCGCGACCCGCATGCCGTTCGGCACCACCGCCTTGACCAGATCCCCGTGCGTCGTCCACCGGTTGACGACTTCGTCCACCGCGCGCGAGATCGGCTGACGACGTGACGCACGAAAATCACGGCGACGCCCCCGCACCGGACGCCCACTTCCCGGTGGCGCACCTCAGGCCGCGGCGCAACTGGGTCAACGACCCCAACGGCCTCGTCTTCCACGACGGGCACTACCACGTCTTCTTCCAGTACAACCCGTACGGAACCGAGCACGCCCACATGCACTGGGGCCACTACCGCAGCCTCGACCTGCTGCACTGGGAACTGCTTCCCCTCGCGCTCACCCCGTCCCCCGACGGCGACGACGCCGACGGGGTCTGGTCCGGCAACGCCGTGAGCACCGGCACCGAACTCCTCGCGTTCTACTCGGCGAAACGCGAGGACCGCTGGTGGCAGCCCGTCACCGGCGCCGTCTCGCGGGACGCCGGTCTCACCTTCCTCAAGCGGTCCCGGCCGCTGCTCGAAAAGGCACCCGCCGGTACCTCCATGTTCCGCGACCCGTACGTGTGGCAGGACGGGGACCACTGGCGGATGCTCGTCGGTTCGGCCCTCGACGACGGCCGCGGCGCCGCGCAGCACTACGTCTCCGACGACCTGGAGCACTGGAAGCACACCGGCCACTTCCTCGCCCGCACGCCCGAACCGCTGCCCGGCGGCGGCGACACCGAGGAGGGATGGGAGTGCGTCCAGTACGCCGCTCTGGACGGTCCTCGCGGAGCGCTGCTGGTCAGCGCCTGGGACCCGGACGGTGGTGCGGCGCGCGCCGTGGTGTACACAGGTCGCGACGAGGGCACGCGATTCCGTGCCGGGCCACCTCAACTACTCGATCATGGGCCTGACTTCTACGCTCCGGCGGTGATGGCCGTACCGAGCGGGCCCGACCGGAGCGCACGGTGGCTCATGTGGGCCTGGTCCTGGGAGGCACGCGACGCGAGGCGGGTGGGGGAGTACAGCGCGTGGACGGAGGAAGCGGGCTGGGCCGGCCTGCTCACTCTTCCCCGCGAACTCGGCCTGGACGCGTCCGGACGGCTGACCCAGCGGCCCGCGCGGGAGACGGACGCCCTGCGCGAGGAGCAGGTACTCGACACACAGGTCACCGTGGCGGCCGGCGAAGCGCACGATCTGACGCAGATCGGCGCCGCCTTCGACCTGGAGGCACGGCTGCACCGTTCCCCCGGCGGGACGGCGGCGACCGGAATCCGGCTGCTCACCACGACGGACGGTACCGAGTACCTGGACATCGCTCTCGATCCGGCCACGGGCGACCTGGTGGCCGACCGCGCACACGCGTCGCTCGACAGCAGGGCGCGGGGCGGCTCCTGGCGCCTCCCCGAGGCGGCACGGCCGGGGGAGGGAGTGGGACTGCGGCTCGTCGTCGACCACTCCGTCGCCGAGATCTTCCTCGACGACGGCCGCACCCTGACCCTGCGCTTCTATCCGACGGGTACGGCCCCCTGGCGGCTCCGGGCCACGGCGGCAGGCACGGGCAGCACCACGGCCAGGCTGCGCGCCTGGCGGCTCGGCGCCCTGCGAGGCGGCCCGGCGGGAGATCTCCTCAGCACCGGAAGGACCAGCACATGAACGCCGGTACGCGGATCGCCGTGGTCGGCGAGAGCCTCGTCGACCTGGTGTGGCGCCCGGGCGCGGACCAGATCCGCCCCGTCCCGGGCGGCAGCCCGGCCAACGTCGCCACCGGCCTGCGCCGCCTCGGGCGGCCCGTCACGCTCGTCACCTCCTGGGGCGAGGACCCGCCCGGCGAACTGGTCGCGCGTTACCTGGCCGGCACCGGCCTGGACGTCGTCCGAGCCGCCACCGCGTCCCGGCGTACCACGGTGGCCCTCGCGTACGTCGACAAGGAGAGCGGTTCGGCCACCTACGAGTTCGTGCCGTTCTGGGACCCGGTGGACCTCCCCCTGGGAGACGACGTCAGGCTGCTCCACACAGGTTCACTCGCGGCCGTCGTCGCACCAGGTGCCGGCAAGGTGCTCGACGCGTGTGAGCGTCTCCACGGGCGGCCGGGGCGCGCCGTCTCCGTGGACCTCAACGTGCGGCCCGCCGCGCAGCCCGACCGGGCCGCCTACCGTGCGGCCGTCGGACGGCTCTGCGCGGTCACCGACGTCGTCAAGGCGAGCGACGAGGACCTGCGCTGGCTCTGGCCGGACCGTGATCCCGCCGACTCGGCACGCGAACTGCTCGCGTTCGGACCCCGCCTCGTCGTCCTCACCCGGGGCGCTGAGGGCGCCATGGCGTGCACCCCCGACTGCGAGGCGTCCGTGACGGCCCCCGAAGTACCGGTGGTCGACACCATCGGAGCCGGCGACGCCTTCCAGTCGGCGCTGCTGGACTCCCTCCTCACCGAGGGGCGCGACGGAGAACCGGCCGTCCGGGTGCCGGACACGCCGGAGGAACTGCGTGTGCTTCTCGAACGGCCGGTGGTCGCCGGTGCACTGGCCACGACCCGTTCCGGCGCACAGCCCCCGGACGGCGACGAGTTGCGAGCCGCTCTGGAGAAGCGGGGGGCTCGCGCTCGGGGGAGGGACGGCGACACCGGCGGGGCCTGAGCCGCTCGAAGGGGCCGGGGGCCACCGGTCATGCGTCCGGGTGTGCCTGAGTGCGGAGCGACCAGAC from Streptomyces sp. NBC_01754 includes:
- a CDS encoding glycoside hydrolase family 32 protein, producing MTHENHGDAPAPDAHFPVAHLRPRRNWVNDPNGLVFHDGHYHVFFQYNPYGTEHAHMHWGHYRSLDLLHWELLPLALTPSPDGDDADGVWSGNAVSTGTELLAFYSAKREDRWWQPVTGAVSRDAGLTFLKRSRPLLEKAPAGTSMFRDPYVWQDGDHWRMLVGSALDDGRGAAQHYVSDDLEHWKHTGHFLARTPEPLPGGGDTEEGWECVQYAALDGPRGALLVSAWDPDGGAARAVVYTGRDEGTRFRAGPPQLLDHGPDFYAPAVMAVPSGPDRSARWLMWAWSWEARDARRVGEYSAWTEEAGWAGLLTLPRELGLDASGRLTQRPARETDALREEQVLDTQVTVAAGEAHDLTQIGAAFDLEARLHRSPGGTAATGIRLLTTTDGTEYLDIALDPATGDLVADRAHASLDSRARGGSWRLPEAARPGEGVGLRLVVDHSVAEIFLDDGRTLTLRFYPTGTAPWRLRATAAGTGSTTARLRAWRLGALRGGPAGDLLSTGRTST
- a CDS encoding carbohydrate kinase family protein, whose product is MNAGTRIAVVGESLVDLVWRPGADQIRPVPGGSPANVATGLRRLGRPVTLVTSWGEDPPGELVARYLAGTGLDVVRAATASRRTTVALAYVDKESGSATYEFVPFWDPVDLPLGDDVRLLHTGSLAAVVAPGAGKVLDACERLHGRPGRAVSVDLNVRPAAQPDRAAYRAAVGRLCAVTDVVKASDEDLRWLWPDRDPADSARELLAFGPRLVVLTRGAEGAMACTPDCEASVTAPEVPVVDTIGAGDAFQSALLDSLLTEGRDGEPAVRVPDTPEELRVLLERPVVAGALATTRSGAQPPDGDELRAALEKRGARARGRDGDTGGA